A genomic window from Elaeis guineensis isolate ETL-2024a chromosome 3, EG11, whole genome shotgun sequence includes:
- the LOC105040646 gene encoding basic leucine zipper 34: MAQLPPKIPNLSTEWPNFGYQKSPSMGTFFPAAAPSPAAQPSWVDEFLDFSAAKRGAHRRSVSDSVTFLEAPADSDSMVHEFDRLDDGQLLSMFADDALHLSAAAAAPVSSSNTSTPSDRNSNSDEKTGELQQRNEAEEAQSTCKVEPQATPAATPQPAIDPKRVKRILANRQSAQRSRVRKLQYISELERSVTTLQTEVSALSPQVAFLDRQRSLLTVGNSHLKQRIAALVQDKIFKDAHQEALKKELERLRQVHHQQSLDKMGAPTSDPAVPADNKLLRSDGATGGAHTRDTSP; encoded by the exons ATGGCCCAATTGCCTCCCAAGATCCCTAACCTATCCACCGAGTGGCCCAATTTTGGCTACCAGAAGTCCCCCTCCATGGGCACATTCTTCCCGGCCGCGGCGCCCTCTCCCGCCGCCCAGCCCTCCTGGGTGGACGAGTTCCTGGACTTCTCGGCCGCCAAGCGCGGCGCCCACCGCAGGTCGGTTAGCGATTCGGTCACCTTCCTCGAGGCCCCGGCCGACAGTGACAGCATGGTCCATGAGTTCGACCGCCTCGATGACGGCCAGCTCCTATCCATGTTCGCGGATGACGCGCTCCATTtgtcggcggcggcggcggcaccCGTCTCGTCGTCGAACACGTCGACGCCGTCCGATCGCAATAGCAACAGCGACGAGAAGACGGGGGAGCTGCAGCAGCGGAATGAGGCAGAGGAGGCGCAAAGTACGTGCAAGGTGGAGCCTCAGGCCACACCGGCAGCCACGCCTCAGCCTGCAATTGATCCCAAGAGGGTCAAAAG GATCCTGGCGAACAGGCAATCGGCTCAGAGATCCCGAGTTAGGAAGCTGCAGTATATCTCCGAGCTCGAACGCAGTGTAACAACATTGCAG ACCGAGGTATCGGCATTGTCACCACAAGTCGCATTCCTTGATCGTCAGCGCTCCCTTCTCACCGTGGGTAACAGCCATCTTAAGCAGCGGATTGCTGCCCTCGTGCAGGATAAGATCTTTAAGGATG ctCATCAAGAGGCATTGAAGAAGGAGCTAGAGAGGCTGAGGCAAGTCCACCACCAGCAGAGCCTCGATAAGATGGGTGCTCCCACCTCCGACCCCGCCGTTCCCGCTGATAACAAGCTCCTTAGGTCGGACGGAGCCACCGGCGGTGCCCACACACGTGACACTTCCCCTTAG